In Bacteroidales bacterium, the sequence TTGGCGAATCAACAGGTGCTGCTGTAATTTTTGGAGCTACTGGTGGTGTAATTGAGGCTGCTGTTAGAACAGCATATGAGTTATACACCAAAAAGCCATTGCCAAAAATAGACTTTGAAGAATTACGCGGATTTGATTGGATTCGTAAAGCAGAAGTAGATCTTAACGGATTTAAACTAAAAATTGGAATAGCACACGGATTAAGCAATGCTCGCAAATTACTCGAAGATATAAGAGCTGGGAAAAGTGAATTCCACGTGATTGAAATTATGGCTTGCCCAGGCGGCTGTATTGGCGGTGCTGGTCAACCACTACATCACGGTAAAGGAGATATCTTAAAACTAAGACAAAAAGCTCTTTACGACGAAGATAAATCTAAAGCAATTCGCAAATCGCATGAAAATCCTGAAATAATTAAAATTTATAAAGAATTTTTAGGTGCTCCACTTAGTGAAAAATCTCACGAGTTATTGCACACACATTATTTCAATAAAAGAAAAGAAATTAAAATTGAAAAATAAGGAGATATAAAAATGGATAAAGTAAAAATAAGCCTCCAAAAAGTTCACGTTGATAAGATAAAAGAAATTTGCAAATCATTCAATAATGAACCTAGTGAATTAATTAATGTTCTTCATAAAGTACAAGGTGAATTTGGATATCTCCCTGCAGAAGTACAAGAAGTAGTAGCAGAAGAATTAAATATAAGTGTAGCTCAAGTTTATGGCGTTGTTACATTTTATTCTTTCTTTACAATGCTTCCAAAAGGAAAACATCCTATTTCAATTTGCTTAGGAACAGCTTGCTATGTACGCGGAGCCGAAAAAATCATTGACGAGTTTAAAAAGGAACTTAAAATTAACGTTGGCGAAACTACTCCTGACGGATTGTTCTCTTTAAGTTGCTTACGCTGCGTTGGTGCTTGCGGTTTAGCTCCAGTAGTTATTATTGGTGGCAAAACACATGGACGAGTTGCTCCTGATGAAGTTGCAAACATTATTCAGCAATACAAATAATTTATATTTGTATTAACGATTGAATTTTTTAAACAGGATTCTTTTTTGAGTCCTGTTTTTTTTATTGCTATAAACCAGATTTTTTA encodes:
- the nuoE gene encoding NADH-quinone oxidoreductase subunit NuoE codes for the protein MDKVKISLQKVHVDKIKEICKSFNNEPSELINVLHKVQGEFGYLPAEVQEVVAEELNISVAQVYGVVTFYSFFTMLPKGKHPISICLGTACYVRGAEKIIDEFKKELKINVGETTPDGLFSLSCLRCVGACGLAPVVIIGGKTHGRVAPDEVANIIQQYK